The genomic window TGGTGGCTGAATTGCCCATGCCATTTTCCGCGCAGCGTCAGGTCTTCGATCCCGCACTCCTCAATCGTGTTGTCTATACGGTACATGCCCCGCTCGATGAAGTATTCGCTTTCGATATGGATCGGCTCATTAAACGTCACCACATCTCCGACCACCGAAGCGATGGTGTGGACCTCAAATACATCGTTCGGTGTTCCGTCGTGCCGATCAAGCACGCCCTGCGGCACGGCGTGCGGTGCAAAGTAGGCATCCCCCACCGGCGTTGTTGCGGGGAACTTCCAACTGAAATTAATCTTCTGCCCTGCGGCCAGCCCGGACGGATTATCCACGCGCACGGAAAAGTCGCCGAGCTGCTCCGTTACCTTACCCGCCAGCACCTGGTCGCCGCGCCAATAGTCGGAGACCTCGCCGCTGGAAGAACGGAAGGAAACCAGCGCGTCACCGAACCGCGAAAATTCGCTAAACAGCAGCTCCGTTTCCCCCATGCCCGCGCCCTTGATCACGATGTCGCTGCGCGTCACTTCAATGGGAGCCTTTCCAAGGTCGGAAGACTCCTTCAGCAGGAAGCGACCTTCCGGGAAATACACCACGGCTGCACCGGTGTACGCATGGGCATCAGCCAAGGCCAAAAGAACGGCGTCACGATCCGAGTTTCCGTCGTTTGCAATGGCGCCATAGCTTGTCACATCAAACCATATATGCGAATTGGTGGTGATTTCCGGGATCGGGATTTCACTGTAGTGGTAACCCGCATATGAAAAATTCTTGAGCGTCGAGTTGGTGCCGTTGTTGTAGGCTGTCACATAGTCGTTCCAGAGGATGGACGTGTTCGGTAGCTCAACGACTACATTGTCTATGTTTAATCCATGATTTTTCGAACCCACAGAAAGTGCCAAACGATCAAACATACGATTAGCAATGGCAGCATTGTTGTTTGTCAGAACAGCCAACGTCTGCCCGGCCAACGTGCCGCTCAACTCCACGCCGCTATCAAGACGGGTCAGCAACAGTTCTAGATGATTCAACCCGGAATCCTCCGATACATCGAATCCTGCCAGCGCATTCCCAATCGATGCCTGTGAAGAAGCGGCACTCTTCATTTCCTGATAGGTGTGCGATGTCGAGGTGCCAGTTGCAACGTAGATGCCGTAGCCGGCATTAGTCGACGCAGTACTATCGGTTAACGAAATACGCAAACCGGAAGAATCGTTTGCGACCGCACCGCTTCCTGAAAACACCTCAAAATCCATCGACAAACGAATCCAGTCGCCAGGATTAGTCAAACCGATTGCACCGTTCATTGACGAATAAACCACATCGAAAAAGCTTTCAACACTGTCCTGCTCCTGAATCACCAGCATGCCAGAAGCGGATACATTATATTCCTTGTCCTCGCCACCCTGCCCAGTCCACCCATTGATGGAACCAAGCGTTCCTGAACCTGATTCAAAATCATCGTTATAGGCAACGCGCGCGCCCCCATTAACCACATTAATTTCCAACGTGGCTACAGCAGTCCCGCCGTCACCATTTTCTGCGAGAACCGTGAATGTATTTAGCCCGACATGGGATCCATCAGGCGCACCGGCCAGCGTGCCATTCGGAAACACCCGTAGCCAATTGGCACCACTAATTTTAGAATACGTCAGAGGCCCACCGCCAGAGTCGGAGGCCGACCCAGCAAGGGTGCCGATGTAAGGGATATAATTGGTTGCAGTATTTCCAATAACTGGATCCATCGCAAACGTCGGAACATTGGTGCTTAGTTCAGGCAGCACCGCATAGCTGATCGCATCAACAAGAACATTACGAGTACCTTCCGCTCCGGCCGTCGAACCCTCATAATGCGCAAAACGTAGAGTAGCTATTTTGCCGACATCAGCCGCTTGGACTTCATATTCCAGAGCTCCTGTTGTGCTACGTTGCGGATTCTGAGTTCCCAGCGAAATGGTTGATAATTGCAAGGCCGCGTTCCCACCTGACGCATTTCCAGAGCCAAAGGTATTGATCACCATTTTCCCCTGTCCACCCACACCGGAGCCATCCACGTGAATTTCCCAGATGCTTTCCAGATTCGAATCCGGCACAGCAAACGCCGCATCTATGGTGATTGTACGCCCGACATCACTTAAGGTGATGGTCCCCAAATCTCTTGTCAGTCCAATCGTATCGGTTGTAGTTTTGGTTCGGTGCAGGCGGGCATAACCATCGCTTGCACCATCAAGGTGGCTACCATCTGTCGAAGAAGAACCTAAAAGCAAAGTCTGGATGGAACTATTGTTACCATCGATTGGATTATAGCTGGCTAACTCGGCAGAATTCGTGAACGTATCCATTACAGATCCTATTAATGCCGAATAACAGGTCGCTATGGATCCAATCGTGCAAATTCCAAGTAGTGTATATAATTTTCTCATGGTTCCTCTTTAAGACCTGATTAGAACTAAATGATTCATTAATGGTCTATGCCTATCACCCAGCTATAGGAACTATGGCAGAATATAGCCAGTCGACCAGAACTTGATTACGCATAATATTAATGTCATTTGCGCAAAAAAAAAGGCGGAAACCTTTGTTTCCGCCCAAGCCTTATTTAGCTTTTTGAACCCTAAATCATAAAACGGCGACGAATAAAAAGAATCCCCCCGCCAAACGCCGCAATCAAACCGAGCGTAGCCGGTTCCGGAATAGCCTGAATCCCCGAGTCGTTGAAAAACGTAACGGTGTTTCTAAACGTATTATCAACCAATGCAATTCGGATTCCACCTCCGTTTGCAATAGCAGTGTTAACAATAGACGTGATATCAACGTCCAATATACCGCTGGTAGCCGTTGGCCCGAGATTCAGCAAGGAAATATACTCTGCTGTATTTCCTGAGACCAGTGCCCCCGCACCTGGAGTTGCCGAAGTTATATCAGTGGTATCCAACGAGAGGGAACCCCCATTATTATAACTGACGTAGAACCTTAACTCTTGATCAACAGGCTTGCCACCTTCTGCAGTAAAATCAACATGGAAATTAAAACTAGGGCTTGATTGACCAGTAAAGTCATAGTCCCAAGTCATCAGAGAACCACCATTCGAATTGTTGCCGAAGCGATTCAGATCGCGAAGTACCGTGCTGGCAGAGAAGGCTCTGACATCACTCTCAAGTAGCCCCGTAGTGCCTGCAAGAAAATTTAATGTACCAGCCACGGTTCCCCGGGTATTCACATTGCCGTTACCGGTTCGCGTTAGCTCCGGACCCATAACATCCACATTATTAATATCGACACCTGCAGACATATGCAACGAGCCAATCAATTCGGCATTACTACTTACAGCCAACATTCCAGTTAGCATAATTATTGTTGCTTTTAACGCATTCCTCATTGCCGTCTCCTATTTAATTTAGATGAATTCAGATATTAAAAAAAAACAGTTGGATTAGGAGACATTTTTTACGCATTCGAAGCTTCACATTTCCGCAGTAATTAGAACCTCGGACATTAAAGATGAATGATTAATAGTGCTCAAATTCCGATTGCTGGGCTCCGATATCTTCAAGTTCAGCCTTGCTCGCACCGTCTTTGCTTTGGTGCCCTAGTCCAACCTGATAGAAAGACGAAGATGAATCTTCTTCACTAAACAATGCGGAAACCGTCGGCGACACACTTTCAAATGTTATTTCACCAGCCAGAGGTGTATTCAAACCTTCATGAAAAACCATCGCTCTAACGGTTATTTTTCCGGGTCTGCCTGTTGATCGAATCAAACAAGGAGCAGTGCCCCACTCCAGTTCACGGGGATTCGCGCCAATTAAATGATTACCGAGCAACACACCCTCTCCCTCAACCTCGAATCCAATGCGCTCCTTGCCCAACCGCTTGACATTGCCCTGCTCGTCAACCAACGAAGCAATGACCGTTACAATATCGGAACCGTCTGCCACCAATGGAATACCGTCAAAGTCGATGGAAAATTTGAGACGGGCCGGCCGCTTTGCCGGATAGCGGGCATGGGATGCCACCACCTTTCCGTCAATCAGTCCCTCCGCCACAATGCACGCCTCGTCAAACTTTTTAGCACGGTGCAGAGCGCGCAGTTGCATAAAGTTGTAGGCATCTTCAAATTCTATCGGAGGTGACGGCATTTTCTGACCGGAGTCTTTTGGCCGTTTGGTTTCAAGCACCTTGCCGAATACGGTCAACCGCACCTCTTCGCAATTGGAAAATACCCGCACGTCCTGCGAAGAAAACGGGGTCATTTCGTTCGCGATATAGACCATGGATCCATTTTCGATATTCGGCACATTCAGGTTTGCATCGCGCTGGCTCTGGAAAAGGTAATAGGAATATTTCGGCTGGCGGAATGGATCCATGATACCGCCGTAAAAGTTATCCGGGTGGTATCCGCGGTAATGATCGAACGAATGCCAAAGACATCCGCCCACCAGTTGCCTCGGGGAATCATAGAACTTTTCCCAGCAACCGTAATAATAGAGAGGACGAGGGTCTGCATATGATTTTGCCTGCACCAGCATGGGCGTTTCGCCCCAAGAACGATGCACCCGGCTCGGCGAATTGTGCGATGACCAGTCATCCACATTATCGCCCCACTCTCGGGTAAACACCGCCTTATCGCCCTCCACCTTCGATCCGGAATAAATTACATCGTAAAAGCCGCTACCCTTCGCCGATCCGTCGGCCGCCGTGTAGCAACCAGAAAACGGATATTCCTCG from Pontiella desulfatans includes these protein-coding regions:
- a CDS encoding PEP-CTERM sorting domain-containing protein (PEP-CTERM proteins occur, often in large numbers, in the proteomes of bacteria that also encode an exosortase, a predicted intramembrane cysteine proteinase. The presence of a PEP-CTERM domain at a protein's C-terminus predicts cleavage within the sorting domain, followed by covalent anchoring to some some component of the (usually Gram-negative) cell surface. Many PEP-CTERM proteins exhibit an unusual sequence composition that includes large numbers of potential glycosylation sites. Expression of one such protein has been shown restore the ability of a bacterium to form floc, a type of biofilm.), with amino-acid sequence MRNALKATIIMLTGMLAVSSNAELIGSLHMSAGVDINNVDVMGPELTRTGNGNVNTRGTVAGTLNFLAGTTGLLESDVRAFSASTVLRDLNRFGNNSNGGSLMTWDYDFTGQSSPSFNFHVDFTAEGGKPVDQELRFYVSYNNGGSLSLDTTDITSATPGAGALVSGNTAEYISLLNLGPTATSGILDVDITSIVNTAIANGGGIRIALVDNTFRNTVTFFNDSGIQAIPEPATLGLIAAFGGGILFIRRRFMI
- a CDS encoding DUF4955 domain-containing protein; the encoded protein is MDTFTNSAELASYNPIDGNNSSIQTLLLGSSSTDGSHLDGASDGYARLHRTKTTTDTIGLTRDLGTITLSDVGRTITIDAAFAVPDSNLESIWEIHVDGSGVGGQGKMVINTFGSGNASGGNAALQLSTISLGTQNPQRSTTGALEYEVQAADVGKIATLRFAHYEGSTAGAEGTRNVLVDAISYAVLPELSTNVPTFAMDPVIGNTATNYIPYIGTLAGSASDSGGGPLTYSKISGANWLRVFPNGTLAGAPDGSHVGLNTFTVLAENGDGGTAVATLEINVVNGGARVAYNDDFESGSGTLGSINGWTGQGGEDKEYNVSASGMLVIQEQDSVESFFDVVYSSMNGAIGLTNPGDWIRLSMDFEVFSGSGAVANDSSGLRISLTDSTASTNAGYGIYVATGTSTSHTYQEMKSAASSQASIGNALAGFDVSEDSGLNHLELLLTRLDSGVELSGTLAGQTLAVLTNNNAAIANRMFDRLALSVGSKNHGLNIDNVVVELPNTSILWNDYVTAYNNGTNSTLKNFSYAGYHYSEIPIPEITTNSHIWFDVTSYGAIANDGNSDRDAVLLALADAHAYTGAAVVYFPEGRFLLKESSDLGKAPIEVTRSDIVIKGAGMGETELLFSEFSRFGDALVSFRSSSGEVSDYWRGDQVLAGKVTEQLGDFSVRVDNPSGLAAGQKINFSWKFPATTPVGDAYFAPHAVPQGVLDRHDGTPNDVFEVHTIASVVGDVVTFNEPIHIESEYFIERGMYRIDNTIEECGIEDLTLRGKWHGQFSHHNGCRQGEEYRMLGFNRVFNSWARRLRIVDFSYALSATMTGANTFSDILLEGNPGHFSISVQRSTGNLFAYVRENTDAHHGLGGQSSAAGTVFLRSNQYGNMEAHCNWFRNTLYDLNEGIFTQFRGGGAVKSPMHDKGLTFWNWSNTEAGSYDFWPLGSNYGYFLFPTIAGLHGEPATFSDVETDILALESNGTKLEPESLFEAQLALRLGGLPQWFADSSAAFEVSSRNADIAMMSPANYAAFADLSPVALVADTALDPAEIAALDFEVSGASRWDGFETLPKADAASLSGAFVPPYDGVWTIRAKLTNVRGEVSFSDPIAVHCGSSMIQQQSVSSATYANGNDKVAQYSDFLSIGGGEASYNTGSAVVASKPANAPWNTIEVAFEAERQGMYSSFGTTNQAAFLGNAGRVAAGAKFFDNNLGTSSTVYHWLDTLVQADFGSTVRIHRLDIHWSGSAPSSGVRLELQTPLDYPACLNSVVNDDKTWESGVWRIGGTLRQEILPSSGGVTTLYFPERPVQAVRLLLSNFEGNIAELKFYGPQDNRPLDHYLSWINGQGLYGQDAGYRADLDGDLRDGLFEYAVGGIPTPGSNSLSEVPMVGNDGPDFEYIHHRRRNAASLGLTYTLETSADLVEGSWVPAVITEESALVDAEFETVTNRISMAGNTNGFVRLKIKMD